Proteins from one Candidatus Omnitrophota bacterium genomic window:
- the rpsG gene encoding 30S ribosomal protein S7, with the protein MRRRRALKRTVVPDPKYKNVTVSRFINVVMKEGKKAVAERIVYKCFDIMAEKTGKPAMEVFQKAMDNARPLLEIKPRRIGGATYQVPIEVRPERGVSIAMRWIRNFARTKKGKPMEIKLSDELLDAYKGEGSAVKKRDDTHKMAEANKAFAHYRW; encoded by the coding sequence ATGAGAAGACGTAGAGCCCTAAAAAGAACTGTAGTACCTGATCCAAAGTATAAGAACGTTACCGTTTCCAGGTTTATCAACGTTGTTATGAAAGAAGGCAAGAAGGCGGTAGCTGAACGCATCGTATATAAGTGTTTTGATATTATGGCGGAGAAGACCGGCAAGCCGGCCATGGAAGTATTCCAGAAGGCCATGGATAATGCCAGGCCGCTTCTCGAGATCAAACCGAGAAGGATAGGCGGCGCGACGTACCAGGTGCCGATAGAGGTCAGGCCGGAGCGCGGAGTTTCCATAGCCATGAGATGGATCAGGAATTTTGCCAGGACTAAGAAGGGAAAGCCGATGGAAATAAAGCTGTCGGACGAATTACTGGACGCGTATAAAGGTGAAGGGTCGGCTGTAAAGAAACGTGACGATACTCATAAGATGGCAGAGGCCAATAAAGCGTTCGCACATTACAGATGGTAA
- the rpsL gene encoding 30S ribosomal protein S12, with protein MPTISQLIRLGREKFSNRSKSPALKSCPQRRGVCLQVKTQTPKKPNSALRKVARVRLTNAIEVTSYIPGVGHNLQEHSIVLVRGGRVKDLPGVRYHIVRGVLDTAGVVDRKKSRSKYGAKKPKGKAVAK; from the coding sequence ATGCCGACAATCAGCCAGTTGATAAGATTGGGTAGAGAGAAATTCAGCAACAGGAGCAAGTCTCCTGCGCTGAAGAGTTGCCCGCAGAGAAGGGGCGTCTGCCTGCAGGTAAAGACGCAGACACCTAAGAAGCCAAACTCCGCCTTGAGAAAAGTCGCGAGGGTTCGTCTTACAAATGCCATTGAAGTTACGTCGTATATCCCGGGAGTCGGGCACAACCTGCAGGAGCACTCGATCGTACTTGTAAGGGGTGGCAGGGTAAAAGACCTTCCTGGGGTACGGTATCACATAGTAAGAGGAGTGCTTGATACGGCCGGTGTGGTTGACAGGAAAAAATCAAGATCCAAATATGGCGCTAAGAAGCCTAAGGGAAAAGCGGTGGCCAAATGA
- the rpoC gene encoding DNA-directed RNA polymerase subunit beta', with translation MIEDSVLFNAITIKIASPQIIRSWSKGEVKKPETINYRTLKPEKDGLFCERIFGPTKDYECNCGKYKRIKHKGIVCDRCGVEVTRSSVRRERMGHIELACPVSHVWFFKVMPSRIGILIGLTSRELEKVLYYEEYIVVDPGDTPLKKMELLSEERYKEYKDKFGQKFTAKMGGEAIRELLKEIDLDKLAAKTKREIKDSKTDNTQKRSVKIMRLIDALKLSGNRPEWMILDILPVIPPDLRPLVPLDGGRFATSDLNDLYRRVINRNNRLKKLIELKAPEIIVRNEKRMLQEAVDALFDNGRHGKAVLGPGNRPLKSLSDMLKGKQGRFRQNLLGKRVDYSGRSVIVVGPELKLNECGLPKKMALELFEPFIIKKLKEKGFVHTIKSAKKMVEKAKLEVWDILDDVIKDHPVMLNRAPTLHRLGIQAFQPILIEGNAIRIHPLVCTAFNADFDGDQMAVHVPLSVEAQTECKLLMLSTNNIFSPADGRPITSPTQDIVLGCYYMTKEKPGAKGEGKSFSSPEEVRIAYEDGEVDLHAKIKVLIDSTLIETTVGRVFFNQLLPAGIGYVNETMSKSKLGKTIYKCYKIKGHLSVVKLLDQLKRAGFEEATKAGLSISIDDLKIPIEKKEYIQRTTADVKHVEEQYKRGLITDRERYNKIIDLWTHTTDDVSDLIFKELDSFNPIFMMADSGARGSKLQIRQLAGMRGLMAKPSGEIIETPITANFREGLTVLEYFISTHGARKGLADTALKTADSGYLTRRLVDVAQDVIVSIDDCNTLNGILISAIIEGDEVVVKLSERIVGRVALDNVVDIITDTVIVEAGTEITEEKARQIEEAGIEKIRIRSVLTCEAKHGCCAKCYGRNLATNRMVELGEAVGIIAAQSIGEPGTQLTMRTFHIGGTASRIVEQSYIESKNKGAVKYHNLKVVATKKDGELVVLNRNGQLSINDPQGRELERHTIPQGAMIRADEGKMVDVGTIFVKWDPYTVPILTDVSGNVKFEDIKEGVTMKEEIDPATKLKNRVIVEHKGDYHPQIIILGKGGEVAAIYPIPAGAHIVVADGKEVSAGDVLAKTPRVFTKTKDITGGLPRVAELFEARRPKDPAIISEIDGIVEFGESKKGQKRVIVKSSTGMKKEYVIPHGKHLNFYKGDKVLAGQQLVDGPVVLQDILAVSGDKKLQEYLVNEVQEVYRLQGVNINDKHIEVIVRQMLRKMKVEDPGDTSFLLGQQVDKTIFLEENKRVTKKKGKAANATPILLGITKASLNTESFISAASFQETTRVLTEAAASGKTDGLRGLKENIIMGHLIPAGTGFGAHRNISIVKHVFDDTKKETAKEEVKEETKEKEAV, from the coding sequence ATGATAGAAGACAGCGTTTTATTTAACGCGATAACGATCAAAATAGCGTCGCCGCAGATCATAAGGTCATGGTCTAAAGGTGAAGTGAAGAAGCCGGAGACTATCAACTACCGGACACTTAAGCCCGAAAAAGACGGTCTTTTCTGCGAACGCATATTTGGGCCGACCAAGGATTATGAGTGCAATTGCGGTAAATACAAACGCATAAAGCACAAGGGTATCGTTTGTGACCGTTGCGGCGTCGAAGTTACGCGTTCCAGCGTAAGGCGCGAGCGCATGGGTCATATTGAACTTGCCTGTCCGGTATCGCACGTATGGTTTTTTAAGGTTATGCCTTCGAGGATAGGCATCCTCATTGGCCTTACTTCAAGAGAGCTTGAAAAAGTGCTTTACTACGAAGAGTACATCGTTGTCGATCCGGGCGATACGCCGCTTAAGAAGATGGAGCTTCTATCGGAAGAGAGATATAAGGAGTATAAAGATAAGTTCGGCCAGAAATTTACCGCGAAGATGGGCGGCGAAGCGATACGTGAACTTTTAAAAGAGATAGACCTCGATAAGCTTGCCGCTAAAACGAAACGCGAAATAAAAGATTCAAAGACGGATAACACACAGAAGCGGTCGGTCAAGATAATGCGCCTTATTGACGCTCTGAAGCTTTCGGGCAACAGGCCCGAGTGGATGATTCTCGATATACTACCGGTTATACCGCCAGATCTGCGTCCGCTCGTACCGCTCGATGGCGGCAGGTTCGCGACAAGCGATCTGAACGACCTCTACAGACGTGTAATTAACAGGAACAACCGTCTAAAGAAGCTTATAGAGTTGAAAGCGCCCGAGATCATTGTACGCAACGAGAAGAGAATGTTGCAAGAAGCCGTCGACGCGTTATTCGATAACGGCAGACACGGCAAGGCGGTTCTTGGCCCCGGCAACAGACCGCTTAAATCTTTGAGTGATATGTTAAAGGGCAAGCAGGGCCGTTTCAGACAGAACCTTCTCGGCAAGCGTGTCGATTATTCCGGCAGAAGTGTTATAGTAGTAGGGCCGGAGCTTAAATTAAACGAATGCGGATTACCCAAGAAAATGGCTCTGGAGCTTTTTGAGCCCTTTATAATAAAGAAGCTGAAAGAAAAAGGTTTTGTTCATACGATAAAGAGCGCAAAAAAGATGGTCGAGAAGGCGAAGCTCGAGGTGTGGGATATCCTTGATGATGTTATCAAAGACCATCCGGTAATGCTGAACAGAGCGCCGACACTCCACAGACTCGGCATCCAGGCGTTCCAGCCGATATTGATAGAAGGAAATGCTATACGAATACATCCGCTCGTATGTACCGCGTTCAACGCAGATTTCGACGGCGACCAGATGGCGGTTCACGTGCCTCTTTCGGTCGAGGCGCAGACAGAGTGCAAACTGCTGATGCTGTCCACGAATAACATATTCTCACCAGCCGACGGAAGGCCGATCACCAGTCCAACGCAAGATATCGTATTGGGTTGCTACTATATGACCAAAGAAAAGCCCGGCGCCAAGGGTGAGGGGAAATCTTTTAGTTCGCCCGAGGAAGTGCGTATAGCTTATGAAGACGGTGAAGTTGATTTGCATGCAAAAATAAAAGTTCTTATCGACTCCACTTTGATCGAGACGACTGTGGGCAGGGTTTTCTTCAATCAACTGCTTCCTGCCGGTATCGGATATGTCAACGAAACGATGAGTAAGTCGAAGCTTGGTAAGACTATATACAAATGTTACAAGATCAAGGGGCATTTGAGCGTTGTGAAGCTTCTCGATCAGTTGAAACGCGCGGGATTCGAAGAGGCGACGAAGGCGGGTCTTTCCATATCGATCGACGACCTTAAGATACCCATAGAGAAGAAAGAATATATACAGCGTACGACCGCGGACGTCAAACACGTCGAAGAGCAATACAAGCGTGGTTTAATAACCGACAGAGAGCGTTATAATAAGATAATTGACCTCTGGACACACACCACCGACGACGTTTCCGATCTGATATTCAAAGAATTAGATTCGTTCAATCCAATATTCATGATGGCCGATTCTGGCGCGCGCGGTTCCAAGTTGCAGATAAGACAGTTGGCGGGCATGAGAGGTCTTATGGCAAAACCTTCCGGCGAGATCATAGAGACGCCTATTACGGCGAATTTCCGCGAAGGGTTGACGGTGCTCGAATATTTCATCTCGACTCACGGAGCTCGTAAAGGATTGGCCGACACAGCGCTCAAGACAGCGGATTCCGGCTATCTGACCAGGAGGCTCGTTGATGTTGCGCAGGATGTTATCGTCAGTATAGATGATTGCAATACATTGAATGGCATTCTGATAAGCGCGATCATCGAGGGTGACGAAGTTGTGGTAAAGTTATCCGAGCGTATCGTAGGCAGGGTTGCGCTTGATAACGTAGTAGATATTATAACCGATACGGTCATAGTTGAAGCCGGCACCGAGATCACGGAAGAAAAAGCCAGACAGATAGAAGAGGCCGGCATCGAGAAGATAAGGATACGTAGCGTATTGACTTGCGAAGCTAAGCACGGATGTTGCGCCAAGTGCTACGGCCGTAATCTTGCTACCAACCGTATGGTCGAACTTGGTGAAGCGGTCGGCATAATCGCGGCTCAGTCGATAGGTGAGCCCGGAACACAGCTTACGATGAGAACGTTCCATATCGGTGGTACCGCGTCCAGGATCGTCGAGCAGTCCTATATTGAATCCAAAAATAAAGGCGCTGTTAAATATCATAATTTAAAAGTAGTCGCGACCAAAAAAGACGGTGAACTCGTAGTTCTTAACAGGAACGGGCAGTTGAGCATAAACGATCCGCAGGGTCGTGAGCTCGAGCGGCACACTATTCCCCAGGGCGCAATGATACGTGCGGATGAGGGCAAGATGGTGGATGTCGGGACGATCTTCGTAAAGTGGGATCCGTATACGGTGCCTATTCTTACCGACGTTTCGGGTAACGTTAAATTTGAAGATATCAAAGAAGGCGTTACCATGAAGGAAGAGATTGACCCCGCGACCAAGCTGAAGAACAGGGTTATCGTAGAGCATAAGGGCGATTACCATCCACAGATAATCATATTGGGTAAAGGCGGCGAGGTTGCCGCTATATATCCTATACCGGCTGGTGCGCACATAGTTGTGGCAGATGGCAAGGAAGTTTCGGCTGGCGATGTTCTTGCGAAGACGCCGCGCGTATTCACCAAAACGAAAGATATCACAGGCGGCTTGCCGCGTGTAGCTGAGCTTTTTGAGGCAAGGCGTCCGAAAGATCCCGCGATCATAAGCGAGATCGACGGTATTGTGGAGTTCGGCGAGTCGAAAAAAGGACAGAAACGGGTAATAGTTAAATCCTCGACCGGCATGAAGAAGGAGTATGTGATACCGCACGGTAAGCACCTCAATTTTTATAAAGGTGACAAAGTATTGGCCGGTCAGCAACTTGTTGATGGGCCGGTGGTTCTTCAAGACATACTCGCAGTATCAGGCGATAAAAAGCTTCAGGAATATCTTGTTAACGAAGTGCAGGAAGTATACAGGTTGCAGGGTGTTAACATAAACGATAAACATATCGAAGTAATAGTCCGACAGATGTTGCGTAAGATGAAGGTTGAGGATCCGGGCGATACGTCGTTTCTTCTCGGTCAGCAGGTCGACAAGACCATTTTCCTGGAGGAGAACAAGCGCGTAACGAAGAAGAAGGGTAAGGCGGCTAATGCGACGCCTATACTTCTCGGTATCACGAAAGCATCTCTTAACACGGAAAGTTTTATCTCGGCGGCAAGCTTCCAGGAGACGACGAGGGTTTTAACGGAAGCCGCGGCGAGCGGTAAGACTGACGGATTACGCGGGCTTAAGGAAAATATTATAATGGGCCACCTCATACCGGCGGGAACCGGATTTGGTGCGCACAGAAATATTTCAATAGTAAAGCATGTCTTTGATGATACTAAGAAAGAGACAGCAAAAGAAGAAGTAAAAGAAGAAACGAAAGAAAAGGAAGCCGTATAA
- the rpoB gene encoding DNA-directed RNA polymerase subunit beta — MIKRKSYAKLEECYKLPNMLEIQLDSYFDFLQMDVPKSKRKKEGLESAFREVFPIETADGEYKLDYLSYTIGKPKYIIPECKKRGMSFAGALRIMMRLKSKKETKEQEVYLGDIPLMTDTGTFIVNGDERVVVSQLHRSPGISFESEPHPSGKNIFSARIIPYRGAWVEFEFDINDILYVYVDRKRKFLATVFLRAFGYSSDEDILKAFGGIEVNEISRSAQLEKLIGETLACDLTEKETNVLIASKFDVITKELADKIWASTIRKVTTIKVVIPEIINTLKKDHTRNKEDAYLDIYRKLRPGDPPTPESALNLVTRLFFDNKRYDLGDVGRYMLNRKLDMNVSLEERLITPQTLVKVVLKLIDVKSGKGATDDIDHLGNRRVRCVGELLLNQIRIGLARVDRSCRERMNIYDLSNVMPHNLVNSKLISGVVRDFFGRSQLSQFMDQTNPLAELTHKRRMSALGPGGLNRERAGFEVRDVHYSHYGRVCPIETPEGPNIGLIASLSTYAKINKYGFIETPYRKVENGRVTDKIDYLSADIEDLYIIAQANAKIDDKGHYVEDKVFCRFKDDFIQTEPKNVQYMDVSPRQLVSVAACLIPFLEHDDANRALMGSNMQRQAVPLLYTESPLIGTGIEYRAAKDSGAVIVAKDSGTVTAVDASEITISGKNYRLSKFERSNANTCVNQRPIVALGDKVKEGDVIADGPATDNGELALGKNVLVAFMPWRGYNFEDAILLSEKLVAEDKYTSVHIEEFEIEARDTRLGNEEITRDIPNVGDEALRNLDESGIIRIGAEVEPGDILVGKVTPKSETELSPEEKLLRAIFGEKAGDVRDSSLIASPGVDGIVVDVRIFSRRDARSKTKEERNVENKEIKVLEETFGAQIEKVKEEKYKKLHNLLTGQKLAAGILDQESGRALISQGRTVRVKDLKRIVEKGDLETIKLNNPDAEQEIARVTRLLDSQIEELTFELEREIDRVKRGDELPPGVLKKVKVYVASKKKISVGDKMAGRHGNKGVVAKILPEEDMPFLADGTPVEIVLNPLGVPSRMNVGQILETHLGWAAKILGFKVSSPVFDGATEAEIKSEMQKALIPPEGKVTVYDGFTGKPFDQKVTVGYIYMLKLAHLVDDKIHARSIGPYSLVTQQPLGGKAQFGGQRFGEMEVWALEAYGAAYTLQELLTVKSDDVVGRTKIYEAIVKGDNKLQTGTPESFNVLVKELQSLGLEIKLEKKPVEDKDSQI, encoded by the coding sequence GTAAGAAGCGTGGTATGAGTTTTGCGGGCGCGTTGCGGATAATGATGAGGCTGAAATCTAAAAAAGAGACCAAGGAGCAGGAAGTCTATTTAGGCGATATCCCGCTTATGACGGATACCGGCACGTTTATAGTTAATGGCGATGAGCGCGTAGTTGTAAGCCAGCTTCACCGATCCCCCGGCATATCTTTCGAATCCGAGCCACACCCGTCCGGTAAGAACATCTTCTCGGCGCGTATTATCCCTTACAGGGGCGCGTGGGTAGAATTCGAATTCGATATAAACGATATCCTTTACGTTTATGTAGACAGGAAGCGAAAATTCCTGGCCACGGTATTCTTAAGGGCATTCGGTTATTCCAGCGATGAAGATATATTGAAGGCGTTTGGCGGTATCGAGGTGAATGAAATTTCCAGGTCGGCTCAGTTAGAGAAGCTCATCGGTGAGACGCTCGCATGCGATCTTACGGAGAAAGAGACGAACGTCTTAATAGCGTCCAAGTTTGACGTTATAACGAAGGAATTGGCGGATAAGATATGGGCATCGACGATACGTAAGGTTACTACTATAAAGGTTGTCATCCCCGAGATCATAAATACTCTCAAAAAAGACCACACGCGAAATAAAGAAGATGCATACCTTGATATATATAGGAAACTGAGGCCGGGCGATCCCCCGACACCGGAATCCGCGCTTAATTTAGTTACCCGGCTTTTCTTTGATAATAAGAGGTATGATCTGGGCGACGTAGGGCGCTATATGCTGAACCGCAAGCTCGATATGAATGTTTCTCTGGAGGAGAGGCTGATCACCCCGCAGACGCTTGTAAAAGTAGTTTTGAAGCTGATCGATGTGAAGAGCGGGAAGGGCGCAACCGATGATATAGACCATTTAGGTAACAGGCGCGTGCGCTGTGTGGGTGAGTTGCTTTTGAATCAAATAAGAATAGGCCTTGCCAGGGTCGACCGTTCCTGCCGGGAGAGAATGAATATATATGACCTGTCGAATGTAATGCCCCATAACCTTGTGAACTCGAAGCTCATTTCGGGTGTGGTGCGCGATTTCTTTGGCAGAAGCCAACTTTCGCAGTTCATGGATCAGACGAACCCGCTTGCTGAATTAACCCACAAGCGGCGCATGAGCGCTTTAGGGCCTGGCGGTCTCAATAGAGAACGCGCCGGATTTGAAGTGCGTGACGTTCATTATTCCCACTACGGCCGTGTATGTCCGATCGAAACACCCGAAGGTCCGAACATAGGACTTATCGCGTCCCTTAGCACTTACGCCAAGATAAATAAATACGGTTTTATCGAAACGCCGTATCGCAAGGTCGAAAACGGCAGGGTTACCGATAAGATCGATTACCTATCGGCCGATATCGAAGACTTGTATATTATCGCGCAGGCCAACGCAAAGATAGACGATAAAGGCCATTATGTCGAGGATAAGGTTTTCTGCAGGTTCAAAGACGATTTTATACAAACCGAACCGAAAAATGTCCAGTACATGGATGTTTCTCCGAGACAGCTTGTAAGCGTCGCCGCATGTCTTATACCATTCCTCGAACACGACGACGCTAACCGCGCATTGATGGGCTCGAACATGCAACGCCAGGCCGTTCCATTACTCTATACCGAGTCTCCTCTTATCGGTACGGGTATCGAGTATCGCGCCGCTAAAGATTCCGGAGCTGTCATAGTGGCGAAGGATTCGGGCACTGTTACCGCGGTAGACGCGAGCGAGATAACCATAAGCGGAAAAAATTATAGACTGAGTAAATTCGAGAGATCGAACGCTAATACCTGCGTGAATCAGAGGCCGATCGTGGCGCTGGGTGACAAGGTAAAAGAGGGCGATGTCATAGCGGACGGCCCGGCAACCGATAACGGCGAGCTTGCTCTCGGCAAGAACGTTCTGGTCGCATTTATGCCGTGGAGAGGCTACAACTTCGAAGACGCTATACTGTTGAGCGAGAAATTAGTTGCCGAGGACAAATATACCTCGGTTCATATAGAGGAATTCGAAATCGAAGCGCGTGATACCCGGCTCGGAAATGAAGAGATCACCAGGGATATTCCGAACGTAGGCGATGAAGCGTTACGCAATCTTGATGAAAGCGGGATAATACGGATAGGCGCAGAGGTTGAGCCTGGAGATATCCTGGTGGGTAAGGTTACGCCAAAATCCGAAACCGAGCTTTCGCCTGAAGAGAAACTTTTGAGGGCGATATTCGGCGAGAAGGCCGGAGATGTCAGGGATTCATCCCTTATAGCGTCACCCGGCGTCGACGGTATCGTGGTCGATGTGCGGATATTCTCCAGAAGAGATGCCAGATCAAAGACAAAGGAAGAAAGAAACGTCGAGAATAAAGAAATTAAAGTGCTCGAAGAGACCTTCGGCGCTCAGATAGAAAAAGTTAAAGAAGAAAAATACAAAAAGCTACACAACCTGCTTACGGGGCAGAAGCTTGCGGCCGGCATACTCGACCAGGAGTCGGGCCGTGCGCTTATCTCACAGGGTAGGACCGTCAGAGTGAAAGATCTTAAGCGGATAGTCGAAAAGGGCGACCTTGAGACCATAAAGCTTAATAACCCCGACGCGGAACAGGAGATAGCCAGGGTTACGCGTCTTCTCGACAGCCAGATCGAGGAATTGACTTTCGAACTGGAGCGTGAAATAGACAGGGTAAAACGCGGCGATGAGCTACCGCCCGGCGTATTGAAAAAAGTAAAGGTTTATGTTGCCAGCAAGAAGAAGATATCCGTTGGTGATAAGATGGCCGGACGCCATGGTAACAAGGGAGTTGTGGCAAAAATACTTCCGGAAGAGGATATGCCGTTCCTGGCCGATGGCACCCCGGTGGAGATAGTTTTAAATCCGCTTGGCGTACCAAGCCGTATGAACGTAGGGCAGATACTTGAGACGCATCTGGGTTGGGCCGCGAAGATCCTGGGATTTAAAGTTTCAAGTCCGGTTTTTGACGGCGCAACTGAGGCGGAAATAAAGAGTGAGATGCAGAAGGCCCTGATACCCCCTGAAGGGAAAGTGACTGTTTACGACGGGTTTACAGGAAAGCCGTTTGATCAGAAGGTAACCGTTGGCTACATATATATGCTGAAACTCGCGCACTTAGTCGATGACAAGATACACGCTCGCTCGATCGGGCCGTATTCGTTAGTAACTCAGCAACCGCTCGGCGGCAAAGCGCAGTTCGGCGGACAGAGGTTCGGCGAAATGGAAGTGTGGGCCCTCGAAGCCTACGGCGCGGCATATACTCTGCAGGAGCTATTGACGGTAAAGTCTGATGACGTGGTTGGCAGGACGAAGATATATGAGGCTATAGTTAAAGGTGACAACAAGCTTCAGACAGGAACCCCGGAATCGTTCAACGTTTTGGTTAAGGAATTGCAATCTCTCGGTCTCGAGATAAAGCTGGAAAAAAAGCCCGTAGAGGATAAGGATAGCCAGATATGA